Part of the Candidatus Chlorohelix allophototropha genome, ATCCGCTACCGGCTTTCTTGGTGGTAAAGTAAGGGTCAAATATCTTTAACAGATTTTCATGAGGGATACCCGCTCCCCCATCCCGGAAGCTAAGCTGTACATAGAGTCCTGCCCCTAATTCCGGTAACGTGTCCGCTCCAAGCCTCAAATTCTGGGCTGAGATGTTAATGATACCGCCTTGCGGCATTGCCTGAATTGAATTCAACACCAAGTTTTGAAAAACCTGCCCTAATTGCCCGGCATCCGCCTCTATCGCGAACAGGTCTCGTGGCAGGTCAAACACCGCCTTTACGTTGGTACCGTGCAGAATGAAACTGGAAGATTCTTCAATTATTTGCGGAAGGGTAATGATTTGCTTAACCGGGTGACCGCCCTTAGAAAAGGTCAAAAGCTGGATGGTTAGTTCGCGCGCGCGCTGAGTGGCGATTTGAGCCTGCTCAATAAAATCTTTGAGTTCTGCAATTTGTACCGATTCGCTATTTTCAAGATAATATTTACTGAGGTCTAAGTACCCGGTTATGCCAGTGAGCAAATTGTTAAAATCGTGTGCCAAACCGCCCGCAAATACCCCCAACGATTCCAGCTTTGACGTTTTCTGTACTTCTTGTTCCAACTTTAGCTGTTCTGTAACATCCCGGAAGACCAACACTGCCCCAATAATATTACTACTATGGTCTCGAATGGGGGCACAGCTATCCATAATGAGGCGCTCAACCCCATCACTGGCTACCAGCAAGGTATTATTTTGCAGCAATATTACATGTCCGCTATTAAGAGTTTCCCAGAGCGGGCTTTGGCGAGGTTGGTGGGTTTCTTTGTCCCAAAGGCTAAAGACCATATCAAGCGGTTGTCCGATTGCTTCGGTGTGGCGCCAACCGGTCAACTCTTCCGCTACCCGGTTGAGGAGCGTAATATTGCCTTTCAGGTCGGTAGTGATTACCGCATCCCCGATAGAACGCAGGGTCACGGAAAGTCGTTCTTTTTCATCCGCCAGGGATTGCTCGATTCGCTTGAGGTCGGTAATATCCTGACTTAAAATTAAGCCACTGAGTATATTCCCCTGTTCATCCTTGATAGGTACTGCCTTGACTAGAAATGCCCGCTCGTTAAAGGAAGTCTCGAAGGTGCTTTCAATTCCAGCAAGGGCAGCCCGGTAATAGGGCAAAAGTGCGTCCACCGATTCGGGCGGCAACACTTCGTGGAGGGTTTTACCTTCCAAATCCTTAGTGACAAAGCTGTCCCGTTCCAAAGCATCGCCTTCTACCACCAAGAAACGCAAATCACCATCAAAAACCATTACGGCGCTATCTGGCAGGTTATGCGCCAGCAAGCGGTAACTGGCTTCGCTCTGTCGCAACGCCTTTTCCGCTCGCACCCGCTCTGTAATATCTATTGCTACTCCGCCTATTAGCGCCGAATCACCAAGTGGGAATTTATTTGTCAGCACATACCCTATGGAACCATCCCACCGCACATAACTCTCTTCCACTTCGAGCGTTTCATTGTTTTCAAATACTTTCAGGTTGTCTAGCTGGTATTGTTCTGCCATTTCTTTAGGAAATATATCAAAGGCGGTCTTGCCAATGATTTGTTCCTTTTCCCGCCCGATCAGGCGTGCGAAAGATTTGTTTATGTAGCGAACCCCCCCCGCAGCATCCAGCATCCAGGAGAGCGTTGGGGAATTGTCCATAAAAGCCTGGAACCGCGCTTCGCTCCGATACAGGGCAGTTTCCAGCCGCTTGCGTTCGGTTATATCGCGGGTGATACCCAGTATTCCCTTGAAAGTACCAGCAGAATCAAACATCAGGCTGGTTGATACCTCAGTCCAGACGGTGCTGCCATCCTTGCAAGGTTGTTCCACCTGATGTATTCTCCGCCGAAGCTTACCTGCTTGGGCATCCTGAAAAAGACTGACCATGCTCTGCCGCATCACCTCGGCAGATTTAGGGGTCACAGCTTCTTCAATAGTTTGGTGCATAACCTCTTCTGGAGTATAACCTCGAAGATATAGCACTGACGGGCTGACATAGGTAAATTGCCTTTCTATATTCATCGTCCATATCACATCACTAGAATTTTCCGCGACAAGCCGGAAGCGTTCCTCACTCTTCTGCAAAGCAATTTCAGCCTGTTTACGGGCTGTTATATCGTGGGAAATGACAGAAGTGCCGATAATGTTTCCGTAGATATCCTTCACCGGCGAAAGGGTCAATGAAACATCAATTTCAGTGCCGTCTTTGCGGAGACACACCGTCTCATAACTGCTAACACGTTCGCCCCGCCGGAGAGCTTCTACTAGCGAGGACATTTCAGCGTGATGCCCCGGAAGCTCCAGTAGATTGATAGAACAACCAATCATTTCCTCAGCGGTATAGCCATACATTTTGGTTGCGCCGACATTCCAAGTTTGAATTATCCCCTCCAGCGTCTTGCTAATGATTGCATCCTCGGAATATTCCACGATGGCAGCCAACTGCGCCTGCGCTGTAGTAGCTTTTCTAAGTTCGGTAATATCCTGAAGTTGGCTTAGTACGAAGTTTTCCCCGTTCAGTTCTATTAGCTCGAAGTAACCCAGCAAGTGCAGCACATCCCCGTCCCGTCGTTTCAAGGACATCTCCACCCCATGCAGATAACCCTCTTTACGGACTAATGCTTGCCACTGCTTTCTGATGTCAGAGGCATTCAGCGAATCAAGCTCAAACGAAGTGCGCCCGATTGCTTCCTCTTTGGTATAGCCGAAAAGCTTCAGGGCGTAATCATTGACCTCCAGAATACGTCCTTCGCTCGTAGAAATAAAAGATGCTATCGGACCGGACTGGAATATTTTGGAGAATTTTGCCTCGCTCTTTATGAGTTCGGTAATATTCTGAAAAACCAACGCTACCCTACTGATATTACCTTGCTCGTCTTGAACAGGTACGGTATTCATTTTGACGAATAATTTGCGCCCATCCCTTGCCACCAAGGTCAAAGGCTCGTCCTGTTTTGAAAACAGCCCATTGGTAATAGCCGATATAGTTAAAGCTTCCGCCGGAAGTCCCCTACTCTCGTATTGTAACCTTACAACTTCGCCTAAATGTTTGCCCAGCACGTCCGCTTGTTTCCAACCGATTAGACCTTCAGCAGTCGGATTTATGAAAGTGATAGCTCCTGCCATATCAACGGCAATCAACCCCTCGCCAAGGTTCTTTACAGTGATAGTGAGCCATTCATCCAGCTTTTTCACTTTGTGATCCATCTGGCTTTTGTGAAGCGCTAGTTCGATTGCAACTTTTAACTCTCGATCATCGAAAGGCTTCAATATATAGGCATACGGTAGGGTGATTTTGGCGCGTTCCAACGTAGCATCGTCTGAATAAGCAGTGAGATAGATTACCGGAATATCGTAAATAGCATGAATCTGGGAAGCGGTTTCAACCCCATCCATTTTACCTTTCAGGATAATATCCATCAGTACCAAGTCTGGGCGGTTCTTAGTTACACTTTTAACCGCTTCTTCGCCCGAAGAAACCATAGCCAATACGCTGTAGTCAAGCGCCATAAGGGTTCTTTTAATACTTGCCGCTACGATTTCCTCATCTTCAACCACCAGAATTTGTGCTTTAGCCATAGCATTACACCCTCTCCCGGTATCTTAGTTCCCGGAACTTGATTATGAAAGTAGTCCCGTGCTCTTTCAATAATTCCAGCGTTCCATCCAATTGTCTGGTTAGCATAGCTACCAACTGCATGCCAAGCGTTTCTGTATTGTGAGGATCTAAATTCTCAGGGAGACCAACTCCATCATCGCTTATTCGCAGGCAAAACATA contains:
- a CDS encoding hybrid sensor histidine kinase/response regulator yields the protein MAKAQILVVEDEEIVAASIKRTLMALDYSVLAMVSSGEEAVKSVTKNRPDLVLMDIILKGKMDGVETASQIHAIYDIPVIYLTAYSDDATLERAKITLPYAYILKPFDDRELKVAIELALHKSQMDHKVKKLDEWLTITVKNLGEGLIAVDMAGAITFINPTAEGLIGWKQADVLGKHLGEVVRLQYESRGLPAEALTISAITNGLFSKQDEPLTLVARDGRKLFVKMNTVPVQDEQGNISRVALVFQNITELIKSEAKFSKIFQSGPIASFISTSEGRILEVNDYALKLFGYTKEEAIGRTSFELDSLNASDIRKQWQALVRKEGYLHGVEMSLKRRDGDVLHLLGYFELIELNGENFVLSQLQDITELRKATTAQAQLAAIVEYSEDAIISKTLEGIIQTWNVGATKMYGYTAEEMIGCSINLLELPGHHAEMSSLVEALRRGERVSSYETVCLRKDGTEIDVSLTLSPVKDIYGNIIGTSVISHDITARKQAEIALQKSEERFRLVAENSSDVIWTMNIERQFTYVSPSVLYLRGYTPEEVMHQTIEEAVTPKSAEVMRQSMVSLFQDAQAGKLRRRIHQVEQPCKDGSTVWTEVSTSLMFDSAGTFKGILGITRDITERKRLETALYRSEARFQAFMDNSPTLSWMLDAAGGVRYINKSFARLIGREKEQIIGKTAFDIFPKEMAEQYQLDNLKVFENNETLEVEESYVRWDGSIGYVLTNKFPLGDSALIGGVAIDITERVRAEKALRQSEASYRLLAHNLPDSAVMVFDGDLRFLVVEGDALERDSFVTKDLEGKTLHEVLPPESVDALLPYYRAALAGIESTFETSFNERAFLVKAVPIKDEQGNILSGLILSQDITDLKRIEQSLADEKERLSVTLRSIGDAVITTDLKGNITLLNRVAEELTGWRHTEAIGQPLDMVFSLWDKETHQPRQSPLWETLNSGHVILLQNNTLLVASDGVERLIMDSCAPIRDHSSNIIGAVLVFRDVTEQLKLEQEVQKTSKLESLGVFAGGLAHDFNNLLTGITGYLDLSKYYLENSESVQIAELKDFIEQAQIATQRARELTIQLLTFSKGGHPVKQIITLPQIIEESSSFILHGTNVKAVFDLPRDLFAIEADAGQLGQVFQNLVLNSIQAMPQGGIINISAQNLRLGADTLPELGAGLYVQLSFRDGGAGIPHENLLKIFDPYFTTKKAGSGLGLAVCHSIIRQHNGHIEVESVVGKGTTFTIYLPATNQQADSAVRSHIAAVSRLTQAVTPMKILIMDDEQLLRNLVKQYLQRLGHTVAVAEEGEVAYQLYSTAFEAGQPFDVVLLDLTIPGGMGGKQTMKKLLELDPQVTGVVCSGYSNDPIMSNYMHFGFKAVLPKPYHMADLQRVLDKLSAEKSGNF